One window of Kosakonia cowanii JCM 10956 = DSM 18146 genomic DNA carries:
- the menD gene encoding 2-succinyl-5-enolpyruvyl-6-hydroxy-3-cyclohexene-1-carboxylic-acid synthase produces MSISSFNRRWAAVILEALTRHGVRHICIAPGSRSTPLTLAAAENRAFIHHTHFDERGLGHLALGLAKASREPVAVIVTSGTAVANLYPALIEAGLTGEKLVLLTADRPPELIDCGANQAIRQPGIFASHPTEAIALPRPSQDIPARWLVSTIDNVLGTLQGGAVHINCPFAEPLYGEMDETGLGWQQALGDWWQDDKPWLQAGAPCGINTQRDWFSWRQKRGVVIAGRMSAAEGRKLAEWAKTLGWPLIGDVLSQTGQPLPCADLWLANSQAVEALSEAQIVLQFGSSLTGKRLLQWQATCAPQEYWLIDNLPGRLDPAHHRGRRLVADVAGWLALHPAEPRAPWCEKLTSLAALAWERVRLQRDEFGEAQLAHRISDYLPNQGQLFLGNSLVVRLVDALAQLPAGYPVYSNRGASGIDGLLSTAAGVQRATARPTLAIVGDLSALYDLNALALLRQASAPFVLLVVNNNGGQIFSLLPTPPAERERFYLMPQNVHFDHAAAMFDLPYHRPESWAQLEQALSEAWHKPGATVIEVVVNETDGAQTLQNLVAQVSQL; encoded by the coding sequence ATGTCGATAAGCTCATTCAACCGACGCTGGGCCGCGGTGATTCTGGAAGCCTTAACGCGCCACGGCGTCAGGCATATCTGCATTGCGCCAGGCTCCCGTTCGACGCCGCTGACGCTCGCCGCCGCCGAAAACCGCGCATTTATTCATCACACCCATTTTGATGAACGCGGGCTGGGCCATCTTGCGCTCGGGCTGGCGAAAGCGAGCCGTGAACCGGTGGCGGTGATCGTCACCTCCGGTACCGCCGTGGCGAACCTCTATCCGGCGCTGATTGAAGCGGGGCTGACCGGCGAAAAACTGGTGCTGCTGACGGCAGATCGGCCGCCGGAGCTGATTGATTGCGGCGCCAACCAGGCGATTCGCCAGCCCGGCATTTTTGCTTCCCATCCGACAGAGGCCATCGCCTTACCGCGCCCGTCACAGGACATTCCGGCGCGCTGGCTGGTCTCGACGATTGATAATGTGTTAGGCACATTGCAGGGCGGGGCGGTGCACATTAACTGTCCGTTCGCCGAGCCGCTGTATGGCGAGATGGATGAGACCGGGCTTGGCTGGCAGCAGGCGTTAGGCGACTGGTGGCAGGATGATAAGCCCTGGTTACAGGCTGGCGCGCCCTGCGGCATTAATACCCAGCGGGACTGGTTCTCCTGGCGGCAGAAACGTGGCGTTGTGATTGCCGGGCGTATGAGCGCTGCCGAAGGACGCAAGTTGGCGGAGTGGGCGAAAACCCTCGGCTGGCCGCTGATTGGCGATGTGTTATCGCAAACCGGGCAGCCGCTGCCCTGCGCCGATCTCTGGCTTGCTAATAGCCAGGCCGTTGAGGCGCTCAGCGAGGCGCAGATTGTGCTGCAATTTGGCAGCAGCCTGACCGGAAAACGTCTTTTACAGTGGCAGGCGACCTGCGCGCCGCAAGAGTACTGGCTGATTGATAACCTTCCCGGCAGGCTCGATCCGGCGCATCATCGCGGCCGTCGTTTAGTGGCGGATGTGGCTGGCTGGCTGGCGCTGCATCCGGCTGAACCCCGCGCGCCGTGGTGCGAAAAGCTTACCTCGCTCGCAGCGCTTGCTTGGGAGCGCGTGCGTCTACAGCGTGATGAGTTCGGCGAAGCGCAGCTCGCACATCGTATTAGTGACTACTTACCAAACCAGGGGCAGCTTTTTCTCGGTAACAGCCTGGTGGTGCGGCTGGTGGATGCGCTGGCGCAACTGCCGGCAGGTTATCCGGTCTACAGTAACCGCGGCGCGAGCGGCATTGATGGCCTGCTCTCCACGGCGGCCGGGGTGCAGCGGGCCACCGCGCGCCCGACGCTGGCTATCGTCGGCGATCTCTCTGCGCTCTACGATCTTAACGCCCTCGCACTGCTGCGCCAGGCCTCCGCGCCTTTTGTGCTGCTGGTGGTCAATAACAACGGCGGCCAGATCTTCTCCCTGTTACCGACGCCGCCCGCCGAGCGCGAGCGCTTCTATCTGATGCCGCAGAATGTCCATTTCGATCATGCCGCCGCGATGTTCGATCTTCCTTACCATCGCCCGGAGAGTTGGGCGCAGCTGGAGCAGGCGCTGAGCGAGGCCTGGCATAAGCCGGGCGCGACGGTGATTGAGGTGGTAGTAAACGAGACGGATGGCGCGCAGACCCTGCAAAACCTTGTCGCGCAGGTCAGCCAGCTATGA
- a CDS encoding nicotinamide mononucleotide deamidase-related protein YfaY produces MLNVEMLSTGDEVLHGQIVDTNAAWLADVFFNQGLPLTRRHTVGDNLDDLIAILRERSEQADVLIVNGGLGPTSDDLSALAAATAKGETLVLHDAWLKQMERFFTDRGRVMAPSNRKQAEIPASAELVDNPVGTACGFALQFNRCLMFFTPGVPSEFKVMVEQEILPRLRERFTLPQPPVCLRLTTFGRSESDLAEKLQHLDLPPGVVMGYRSSMPIIELKLTGPAEQRTAMEALWPEVKKVAGESLIFEGTEGLPAAIASALRERQLSLTLSEQFTSGLIALQLSRAGAPLLASEVLPSQAEALAQTARWTTESRNRHLAGLALTVTGLEEDHLNFALATPEGTRALRVKFNSSRHSLAVRQEVCAMMALNILRRWLAGKDIASDHGWIAVVETLAVE; encoded by the coding sequence ATGTTAAATGTGGAGATGTTATCGACCGGCGATGAAGTGCTGCATGGCCAGATTGTCGATACCAATGCGGCCTGGCTGGCCGACGTATTTTTTAACCAGGGGTTGCCGTTAACGCGCCGCCATACCGTTGGCGATAACCTCGACGATTTAATTGCGATTTTGCGCGAGCGCAGCGAACAGGCCGATGTGCTGATCGTCAATGGCGGTCTTGGACCGACCAGCGATGATTTGAGCGCGCTGGCAGCAGCCACCGCCAAAGGCGAAACGCTGGTGCTGCACGACGCGTGGCTTAAGCAGATGGAGCGCTTTTTTACCGATCGCGGCCGCGTCATGGCACCCAGCAACCGCAAGCAGGCGGAGATCCCCGCCAGCGCCGAGCTGGTCGATAACCCGGTTGGCACCGCCTGCGGGTTTGCATTGCAGTTCAACCGCTGCCTGATGTTTTTTACCCCCGGCGTCCCCTCTGAATTTAAAGTGATGGTCGAGCAGGAGATCCTGCCGCGTCTGCGTGAGCGTTTCACTCTGCCGCAGCCGCCGGTCTGCCTGCGTTTGACCACCTTTGGTCGCTCCGAGAGCGATCTGGCAGAAAAACTCCAGCATCTCGATCTGCCGCCCGGCGTGGTGATGGGTTACCGCTCATCGATGCCGATTATCGAACTGAAACTGACCGGTCCGGCGGAGCAGCGTACGGCGATGGAAGCGCTGTGGCCGGAAGTGAAAAAAGTGGCGGGGGAAAGCCTGATTTTTGAAGGCACCGAGGGTTTACCGGCCGCGATTGCCTCCGCACTGCGCGAGCGTCAGCTGAGCCTGACTCTGAGCGAGCAGTTCACCAGCGGGCTTATCGCCTTGCAACTCTCCCGCGCCGGTGCGCCGCTGCTCGCCAGCGAAGTACTGCCGTCGCAGGCAGAAGCGCTGGCACAAACCGCGCGCTGGACAACCGAGTCACGCAACCGGCATCTCGCCGGGCTGGCGTTGACCGTTACCGGGCTGGAAGAGGATCACCTCAACTTTGCGCTGGCGACGCCGGAAGGCACCCGCGCCCTGCGGGTGAAGTTCAACAGCAGCCGCCACAGCCTGGCGGTGCGCCAGGAGGTCTGCGCGATGATGGCGCTTAATATCCTGCGCCGCTGGCTGGCGGGCAAAGATATCGCCAGCGATCACGGCTGGATTGCGGTGGTTGAAACCCTCGCTGTGGAATAA
- the menB gene encoding 1,4-dihydroxy-2-naphthoyl-CoA synthase, producing MIYPDEKELYAAVEWHDCSEGFSDIRYQKSADGIAKITINRPEVRNAFRPVTVKEMIQALADARYDDNIGVIILTGEGDKAFCAGGDQKVRGDYGGYQDDSGVHHLNVLDFQRQIRTCPKPVVAMVAGYSIGGGHVLHMMCDLTIAAENAVFGQTGPKVGSFDGGWGASYMARIVGQKKAREIWFLCRQYDAQQALDMGLVNTVVPLADLEKETVRWCREMLQNSPMALRCLKAALNADCDGQAGLQELAGNATMLFYMTEEGQEGRNAFNQKRQPDFSKFKRNP from the coding sequence ATGATCTACCCTGATGAAAAAGAACTCTATGCCGCCGTTGAGTGGCATGACTGCTCCGAAGGCTTTAGCGATATCCGCTATCAAAAATCCGCTGACGGCATCGCCAAAATCACTATCAACCGCCCGGAAGTGCGCAACGCGTTTCGTCCTGTCACGGTAAAAGAGATGATCCAGGCGCTGGCCGATGCGCGCTACGACGACAATATCGGGGTGATTATCCTGACCGGTGAAGGTGATAAAGCCTTCTGTGCCGGCGGCGATCAGAAGGTGCGCGGCGATTACGGCGGCTACCAGGATGACTCCGGTGTGCACCACCTCAACGTCCTCGATTTTCAGCGCCAGATCCGCACCTGCCCGAAACCGGTGGTGGCGATGGTGGCGGGCTACTCCATCGGTGGCGGCCATGTGCTGCATATGATGTGCGATCTCACCATCGCGGCGGAAAACGCGGTTTTCGGCCAGACCGGCCCGAAAGTCGGCTCCTTCGACGGCGGCTGGGGTGCGTCCTACATGGCGCGCATTGTCGGCCAGAAGAAAGCGCGCGAAATCTGGTTCCTCTGCCGCCAGTACGACGCGCAGCAGGCACTGGATATGGGTCTGGTCAACACCGTGGTGCCGTTAGCGGATCTGGAAAAAGAGACCGTGCGCTGGTGTCGTGAAATGTTGCAAAACAGCCCGATGGCGCTGCGCTGCCTGAAAGCAGCTCTGAACGCAGACTGCGACGGCCAGGCCGGGCTGCAGGAGCTGGCGGGCAACGCCACCATGCTCTTCTATATGACCGAAGAGGGTCAGGAGGGTCGCAACGCCTTCAACCAGAAGCGCCAGCCTGACTTCAGCAAATTTAAACGGAACCCGTAA
- a CDS encoding YfaZ family outer membrane protein produces the protein MKKLALLGCAGMLLASAGAQAISLNGQIGKDYSSLGFGLGTETSGIAVSGNWAHSEDDGDTASLGLGYNLPLGPFLATVGGKGIYLNPDEGSEGYAIAVGGGLQWEIARSFNIFGEYYYSPDSLSSGVKEYQEAKAGARYTIMRPFTVEAGYRYIEMAGKDGRRDSIVADGPYLGASASF, from the coding sequence ATGAAAAAGTTAGCTCTATTAGGATGTGCTGGCATGTTGCTGGCCTCCGCCGGTGCGCAGGCGATTAGCCTGAATGGACAGATTGGTAAAGATTACAGCAGCCTCGGTTTCGGTCTGGGAACCGAAACCAGCGGTATCGCAGTCAGCGGTAACTGGGCGCATAGCGAAGATGATGGTGACACCGCAAGCCTTGGGCTCGGTTACAACCTGCCGCTCGGGCCGTTCCTGGCAACCGTGGGCGGTAAAGGCATCTATCTGAACCCGGATGAGGGCAGCGAAGGTTACGCCATCGCTGTCGGCGGCGGTTTGCAGTGGGAGATCGCCCGCAGCTTCAACATTTTCGGCGAGTATTACTACTCTCCGGACTCGCTCTCAAGCGGCGTCAAAGAGTACCAGGAAGCCAAGGCCGGTGCGCGTTATACCATTATGCGCCCGTTCACCGTCGAAGCCGGTTATCGCTACATTGAGATGGCAGGCAAAGATGGTCGCCGCGACAGCATTGTTGCGGATGGTCCTTATCTCGGCGCCAGCGCCAGCTTCTGA
- the elaB gene encoding stress response protein ElaB: MTNQFDSHIDDDLTLLSETLEEVLRSSGDPADQKYIELKARAEQALHDVKNRVSSASDTYYYRAKKAVYRADDYVHEKPWQGVGAGAAVGLVLGLLLARR; this comes from the coding sequence ATGACTAATCAATTCGATTCACATATTGACGACGACCTGACCCTGCTGAGCGAAACGCTGGAAGAAGTTCTCCGCTCATCGGGCGATCCCGCTGATCAGAAGTACATTGAGCTGAAAGCACGTGCCGAGCAGGCGCTGCATGATGTGAAAAACCGCGTCAGTAGCGCGTCTGATACCTACTACTATCGTGCGAAAAAAGCGGTTTACCGTGCCGATGACTATGTGCACGAAAAACCGTGGCAGGGCGTTGGTGCTGGTGCTGCTGTAGGTCTGGTGCTGGGTCTGCTGTTAGCCCGTCGCTAA
- the glpC gene encoding anaerobic glycerol-3-phosphate dehydrogenase subunit GlpC: MHNSFESCIKCTACTTACPVSRVNPAYPGPKQAGPDGERLRLKDAALYDDALKYCTNCKRCETACPSGVKIGDLIQRARAQHGAKPLSVRNAILSHTDLMGTLSTPLAPLVNAATSLKPVRQLLDKALKIDHHRTLPKYASGGTFRHWYRSVAPQQRAYGEQVAFFHGCYVNYNHPQLGKDLIRVLNQMGIGVQLLQREKCCGVPLIANGYFAKAKKQAQFNLNALEQAIGMDGMQVLATSSTCAFTLRDEYPHLLEVDNSHLRTHIDLATRWIWRQLDEGHTLRLREMPLKVVYHTPCHMEKMGWTHYTLDLLRRIPGLELTVLDSACCGIAGTYGFKRENYATSQAIGAPLFAQIEASGADLVVTDCETCKWQIEMSTGKPCEHPITLLARALG, translated from the coding sequence ATGCATAACTCTTTCGAAAGCTGTATCAAATGTACCGCCTGCACCACCGCCTGCCCGGTAAGCCGGGTTAACCCCGCCTACCCCGGGCCAAAACAGGCGGGGCCGGATGGCGAGCGGCTGCGGCTGAAAGATGCCGCGCTGTATGACGATGCGCTGAAATATTGCACCAACTGCAAGCGCTGCGAAACCGCATGCCCATCCGGGGTGAAAATTGGCGATCTGATCCAGCGCGCCCGCGCGCAGCATGGGGCAAAACCGCTGTCGGTACGTAATGCGATTCTCAGCCATACGGATTTGATGGGTACCCTGTCGACGCCTCTCGCGCCGCTGGTCAATGCCGCGACTTCCCTGAAGCCGGTGCGCCAGTTGCTGGATAAAGCATTAAAAATCGATCATCACCGCACGCTGCCGAAATATGCCAGCGGCGGCACGTTTCGCCACTGGTATCGCAGCGTGGCGCCGCAGCAGCGTGCCTACGGCGAGCAGGTGGCGTTTTTCCATGGCTGCTATGTCAATTACAACCATCCGCAGCTAGGGAAAGACCTGATCCGCGTGCTGAACCAGATGGGCATTGGCGTGCAGTTATTGCAGCGTGAGAAGTGTTGCGGCGTCCCGCTGATTGCCAACGGCTACTTCGCAAAGGCGAAAAAGCAGGCGCAGTTCAACCTCAATGCATTAGAGCAGGCGATTGGCATGGATGGAATGCAGGTGCTCGCCACCTCCTCCACCTGCGCCTTCACCCTGCGCGACGAGTATCCACATCTGCTGGAGGTCGATAACAGCCACCTGCGCACACATATTGATTTAGCCACCCGCTGGATCTGGCGACAGCTCGATGAGGGGCACACTCTGCGGCTCAGAGAGATGCCGCTGAAAGTGGTCTATCACACGCCGTGTCATATGGAGAAGATGGGCTGGACGCACTACACGCTGGATCTGCTGCGGCGCATTCCGGGTTTAGAGTTGACGGTGCTCGATTCTGCCTGCTGCGGCATCGCGGGCACCTATGGCTTTAAGCGGGAGAACTACGCCACCTCGCAGGCCATTGGCGCACCGCTGTTTGCGCAAATCGAGGCCAGCGGTGCAGATCTGGTGGTAACGGATTGTGAGACCTGCAAGTGGCAGATTGAGATGTCCACCGGCAAACCCTGCGAACATCCCATTACGCTGCTGGCGCGGGCACTAGGCTAA
- the menC gene encoding o-succinylbenzoate synthase has product MRQAQIYRWQIPLDAGVVLRERRLKSRDGLFIQLQENGGEGWGEITPLPGFSVETLDEVQPAVIAWVQAWRDGASPALPSQPSAAFGLSCALAELAEELPQPADYRAAMLCTGDPDELFAALAALPGEKLAKVKVGLYEAVRDGMVVNLLLESIPDLRLRLDANRAWTPLKARQFAKYVAPANRSRIAFLEEPCQSREASLAFAEETGIAIAWDESLREADFTFTPQPGVSAVVIKPTLTGSLQKVAQQVAAAHALGLTAVISSSLESSLGLTQLARIAAWLTPGTVPGLDTLQLMTAQLVRRWPGSELPCIAAAELDALL; this is encoded by the coding sequence ATGCGCCAGGCGCAGATCTACCGCTGGCAGATCCCGCTGGATGCAGGCGTGGTGCTGCGCGAGCGTCGGCTGAAAAGCCGTGACGGGCTCTTTATCCAGCTGCAGGAAAACGGTGGCGAAGGGTGGGGGGAGATTACCCCACTGCCTGGGTTCAGCGTTGAGACGCTCGATGAGGTGCAGCCTGCGGTGATAGCGTGGGTGCAAGCCTGGCGTGACGGCGCATCGCCCGCGCTGCCATCGCAACCCAGCGCGGCGTTTGGCCTGAGCTGTGCGCTGGCTGAACTGGCAGAGGAGTTGCCGCAGCCTGCCGACTACCGCGCGGCAATGCTCTGCACTGGCGATCCCGATGAGCTGTTTGCCGCACTCGCCGCGCTGCCCGGCGAGAAGCTGGCAAAAGTGAAGGTTGGTCTGTACGAAGCGGTGCGCGACGGCATGGTAGTTAATCTGCTACTGGAGTCGATCCCCGATCTGCGCCTGCGTCTGGATGCCAACCGCGCCTGGACGCCGCTCAAAGCCCGCCAGTTCGCTAAATATGTTGCACCTGCCAACCGCTCACGCATCGCTTTTCTGGAAGAGCCATGTCAGAGCCGCGAAGCGTCGCTGGCCTTTGCTGAGGAGACCGGCATCGCCATTGCCTGGGATGAGAGCCTGCGCGAGGCGGATTTCACCTTTACGCCTCAGCCGGGCGTCAGCGCGGTGGTGATCAAGCCGACTCTCACCGGCAGCCTGCAAAAAGTGGCGCAGCAGGTCGCGGCGGCACATGCGCTCGGCTTGACGGCGGTGATCAGCTCATCGCTGGAGTCGAGCCTCGGGCTAACGCAACTGGCGCGGATTGCCGCCTGGCTGACACCCGGTACCGTGCCTGGCCTTGATACGTTGCAGTTGATGACCGCACAACTAGTTCGCCGCTGGCCCGGCAGCGAACTGCCCTGCATCGCGGCGGCGGAACTGGACGCGTTACTATGA
- the menE gene encoding o-succinylbenzoate--CoA ligase, whose product MIFPDWPWRYWREQRGDQPALRSDQHTLSWQQLCAEVDALASGFARQGVGAGDGVMLRARNQPQTVLAWLALLQCGARVLPINPQLPAALLDALLPAMTLRFALDLTPAPLAHDFIPLRCAQAPGEHAVAWQPQRLASMTLTSGSTGLPKAAVHTCAAHLASAQGVLALIPFNKEDDWLLSLPLFHVSGQGILWRWLLAGARMTVHDKLPLDQALRGCSHASLVPTQLWRLLNENAPLSLKAVLLGGAAIPVELTEQARERGIRCWCGYGLTEFASTVCAKEADGAPDVGYALPGREVKIVGEEVWLRAESLAAGYWRNGALLPLLNDAGWFATRDRGTLHDGRLTLHGRLDNLFFSGGEGIQPEEVERAIARHPQVQQVFVVPVDDVEFGQRPVAVIECESEVNAADLSHWAADKLARFQQPVRWLPLPEELKNGGIKISRRALQTWVNQQQC is encoded by the coding sequence ATGATTTTCCCTGACTGGCCGTGGCGATACTGGCGCGAGCAGCGCGGCGACCAGCCTGCGCTGCGCTCAGATCAGCATACCCTGAGCTGGCAGCAGCTCTGTGCTGAGGTGGATGCGCTGGCAAGCGGCTTTGCCCGCCAGGGCGTCGGCGCGGGGGATGGCGTGATGCTGCGCGCGCGCAACCAGCCGCAGACGGTGCTCGCCTGGCTGGCGCTATTGCAGTGCGGCGCACGAGTGTTACCCATCAACCCGCAGCTTCCCGCCGCCTTGCTGGATGCGCTGCTGCCCGCCATGACCCTGCGCTTCGCCCTCGATCTGACCCCCGCGCCGCTGGCGCACGATTTTATCCCTCTGCGCTGCGCGCAAGCGCCGGGTGAGCATGCGGTTGCATGGCAGCCGCAGCGGCTGGCGTCGATGACGCTCACCTCCGGGTCAACCGGTTTGCCGAAAGCGGCGGTGCATACCTGCGCCGCCCATCTGGCGAGTGCGCAGGGCGTGCTCGCATTAATCCCCTTTAATAAGGAAGATGACTGGCTGCTTTCGCTGCCGCTGTTTCATGTCTCGGGGCAGGGCATTTTGTGGCGCTGGCTGTTGGCGGGCGCGCGCATGACGGTGCACGACAAGCTGCCGCTCGATCAGGCGCTGCGAGGCTGCAGCCATGCGTCGCTGGTGCCGACGCAGCTTTGGCGCCTGCTCAATGAGAATGCGCCGCTGTCGCTGAAAGCGGTGCTGCTTGGCGGCGCGGCCATTCCGGTCGAACTGACCGAACAGGCACGTGAGCGCGGCATCCGCTGCTGGTGCGGGTATGGTTTGACGGAGTTTGCCTCAACGGTGTGTGCAAAAGAGGCCGACGGCGCGCCGGATGTCGGTTATGCGTTGCCGGGGCGTGAGGTGAAGATTGTCGGCGAAGAGGTGTGGCTGCGTGCAGAGAGCCTCGCCGCAGGCTACTGGCGCAACGGCGCGTTGCTGCCCCTGCTTAACGATGCCGGCTGGTTTGCCACCCGCGATCGCGGCACGCTCCATGATGGGCGGCTTACTTTGCATGGCCGGCTGGATAACCTCTTTTTCAGCGGTGGCGAAGGCATTCAGCCTGAAGAGGTAGAGCGCGCCATCGCCCGTCATCCGCAGGTACAGCAGGTGTTTGTTGTGCCGGTTGATGATGTGGAGTTTGGGCAGCGCCCTGTCGCGGTAATTGAGTGCGAAAGCGAGGTCAATGCCGCGGACCTCAGCCACTGGGCGGCGGATAAGCTGGCGCGTTTTCAACAGCCGGTGCGCTGGCTGCCTCTGCCAGAGGAGCTTAAAAACGGCGGCATCAAAATCTCCCGCCGCGCCCTGCAAACATGGGTGAACCAGCAGCAGTGCTAA
- the menF gene encoding isochorismate synthase MenF translates to MFSLSSALGDLHQRLADTFPDTPGFTLFDVPFPLNNAFDPLTWLSAQRVFPQFYWQQRSGDDEAAAFGALRTFTSLAEAQQQLQVYPDDVRVWGLNAFEPSESALFLPRLEWRREGGKAMLRLYLYSATSLRDDAQCAADFLNALSPATPLAMSPAGCVEQHHFPTREGWETLISQALETLQRGELDKVVLARATDYRFDAPINAGALMAASRRLNLHCFHFLYRFNDQTAFLGSTPERLWRRRGMALRTEALAGTVANHDDDAQAQQRAAWLMSDDKNQRENMLVVEDICQRLQQQTGALDVLPPQVVRLRKVQHLRRCIWSDLRVADDALCLDLLQPTAAVAGLPRPEARRFIARHEPFAREWYAGSAGYLSRKQSEFCVTLRSAKVSGETVRLYAGAGIVPGSDAGQEWQEIDNKAAGLRSLLLQTHP, encoded by the coding sequence ATGTTTTCTCTGTCCTCTGCGCTTGGCGATCTACATCAGCGTCTTGCCGACACGTTTCCTGATACCCCTGGTTTTACCCTCTTTGACGTTCCCTTCCCCCTAAACAATGCATTCGACCCGCTGACATGGCTTTCGGCTCAGCGTGTTTTCCCACAATTTTACTGGCAGCAGCGCAGCGGTGATGACGAAGCGGCCGCCTTTGGCGCGTTACGCACGTTTACTTCACTTGCTGAGGCGCAACAGCAATTGCAGGTGTATCCCGACGATGTGCGCGTCTGGGGGCTTAACGCCTTTGAGCCAAGCGAGAGCGCGCTCTTTTTGCCCCGCCTCGAATGGCGGCGCGAGGGGGGCAAAGCGATGCTGCGTCTCTATCTCTATAGCGCCACCTCGCTGCGTGATGATGCGCAATGTGCTGCCGATTTTCTTAATGCGCTTTCCCCTGCTACTCCACTGGCGATGAGCCCAGCGGGCTGTGTTGAACAGCACCACTTCCCGACGCGTGAGGGGTGGGAAACGCTGATAAGCCAGGCGCTTGAGACCTTGCAGCGCGGCGAACTGGATAAAGTCGTGCTCGCCCGCGCCACTGATTACCGCTTCGATGCGCCAATTAATGCTGGCGCGCTGATGGCCGCCAGCCGCCGCCTCAACCTGCACTGCTTCCACTTTCTCTATCGCTTCAATGACCAGACCGCTTTTCTTGGATCGACCCCCGAGCGGCTGTGGCGGCGGCGCGGCATGGCACTGCGCACCGAAGCGCTGGCCGGGACGGTGGCTAATCATGATGACGATGCACAGGCACAGCAGCGGGCGGCATGGTTAATGAGTGACGATAAAAACCAGCGTGAAAATATGCTGGTGGTGGAGGATATCTGCCAGCGTTTGCAGCAGCAAACCGGCGCGCTGGATGTGTTGCCGCCGCAGGTGGTGCGGCTGCGCAAAGTGCAGCACTTGCGCCGCTGTATCTGGAGTGACCTGCGGGTGGCGGACGATGCCCTCTGTTTAGACCTGCTCCAGCCGACCGCGGCGGTGGCGGGTTTACCGCGCCCTGAAGCCCGGCGCTTTATCGCCCGCCACGAACCCTTTGCCCGCGAGTGGTACGCCGGGTCGGCAGGTTATCTTTCGCGTAAGCAGAGTGAGTTCTGCGTGACGCTGCGCTCGGCGAAGGTGAGCGGCGAGACGGTGCGGCTCTATGCCGGAGCAGGCATTGTGCCCGGTTCCGACGCCGGGCAGGAGTGGCAGGAGATCGATAATAAAGCCGCCGGCCTGCGATCGTTGTTGCTACAGACGCACCCATAG
- the menH gene encoding 2-succinyl-6-hydroxy-2,4-cyclohexadiene-1-carboxylate synthase, giving the protein MSLHAEIHAGRQPLPWLVFLHGFSGDGREWQPVGAALADFPRLYLDLPGHGASATTCVDSFTGMDALLRSTLSRYNILSYWLVGYSLGGRIAMFHACQQPTGLQGIIIEGGHPGLADEQARVARLEADAQWCQRLRHQPLSEVFDAWYRQPVFAALTETERAALVALRSHNDGNALAHMLAATSLGRQPDLRAALRDATFPVHYFFGEHDRKFRALASEVARHCYAIPAAGHNAHRENPAAVAALLARILPLEIKDRP; this is encoded by the coding sequence ATGAGTTTACATGCAGAGATCCATGCCGGTCGACAGCCGCTGCCGTGGCTGGTTTTTCTGCACGGTTTTTCCGGTGATGGCCGCGAATGGCAGCCCGTCGGCGCAGCGCTGGCGGATTTCCCGCGTCTCTATCTCGACCTGCCTGGACATGGAGCATCTGCCACAACCTGTGTCGACTCCTTTACCGGGATGGATGCGCTGCTGCGATCGACGCTTAGTCGTTACAACATACTAAGTTACTGGCTGGTGGGGTACTCCCTCGGCGGCCGCATTGCGATGTTTCACGCTTGCCAGCAACCAACGGGGCTGCAGGGCATTATTATCGAAGGCGGCCACCCAGGTCTTGCCGATGAGCAGGCGCGCGTTGCGCGGCTGGAAGCGGATGCGCAGTGGTGTCAGCGCCTGCGTCACCAGCCGCTCAGCGAGGTGTTTGACGCCTGGTATCGCCAGCCGGTATTTGCCGCACTGACAGAGACAGAACGTGCGGCGCTGGTTGCGCTTCGTAGCCATAACGATGGCAATGCGCTGGCGCATATGCTGGCGGCGACGTCGCTGGGCCGCCAGCCCGATCTGCGTGCGGCGCTGCGTGACGCCACTTTTCCCGTTCACTATTTCTTTGGCGAACATGACCGTAAGTTTCGCGCGCTGGCGAGCGAAGTCGCACGCCACTGTTACGCCATTCCTGCCGCCGGGCACAACGCGCACCGGGAGAATCCCGCGGCCGTTGCTGCCCTGCTGGCGCGAATTCTGCCTCTTGAGATTAAGGACCGACCATGA